In Hydractinia symbiolongicarpus strain clone_291-10 chromosome 13, HSymV2.1, whole genome shotgun sequence, a single genomic region encodes these proteins:
- the LOC130622884 gene encoding uncharacterized protein LOC130622884, with the protein MERKTLYLCFRFKRRHCTRIINALCFGMFVLVLFGIFNQRKALVRISPQSLQRENINTKEKSCWKDLQLKNNTEPSTILCAFQPLTNKIFKRNRKTVVLAMGVHLGHDADQEFSCRKSGIEYISWETRSKDAPAITKKFSVFPYNQDHLMKTQKVFWEKLRNHSQLVEADIIMCGFDPWHCLMFAPFNKKMIINPGYRFEGHLATNGGQAKHLQSVFYNAVRYNPDVIMAGHIIYDILYEQHFLGSHKIIPLPATGYYVRERLEQELQQQTCRGVPLKSSGYHPNKMEVLIMPKRLSKGGHIIAEEIKNYSRKAERKYKVELFEVALKGRYNYCQIGTYQAGIVLGYSVMSYFTSEVATLGIPLFVPTPRLYAEWERIYHLISERKNTLSQTRLNDMKENPRSINFGYHPNDDFKEKDILEWVKYSDYYYYDGVQQFDSYEELFEKLENSDLQAMSAAMLKGRKENRDRNVNNLKAIERYFYNGEQEQKSPYMPKTFSEGMQIWQDKMTPPKFITNNTRTFPQRNMVIISYEEYMKVFTSKPPCALPVKYSIIFYSVILKASHTHGSCTFLRLQDLQTDPVVAGIITKFPLWTSDRLVQDLISLVYAIQNKATAITKIFYNDLKRCNITKFSQLLPSIAGWSEITFHAASFWYAWVPYTDSNVVKLWHRLASKFLDKKPTEVNCFPLLFSTHDFSNKDIYTLDDYLQFWKTDEKNSFFNLLDQLNFELAVRGYTTKYYAELHRTWLETISGYVKSANPMMMKMQH; encoded by the exons ATGGAACGGAAGACCTTGTATCTATGTTTCCGGTTTAAAAGACGACATTGCACTAGAATTATAAA TGCGCTTTGCTTTGGTATGTTTGTTTTGGTACTGTTTGGTATTTTCAATCAACGGAAAGCTTTAGTTCGTATCAGTCCGCAGAGCTTGCAAAGAGAAAACATTAACACGAAGGAAAAAAGTTGCTGGAAAGATTTACAACTTAAGAACAACACGGAACCTTCAACGATTTTATGTGCGTTTCAACCACTAaccaacaaaatatttaaaagaaaccGGAAAACAGTTGTGCTTGCCATGGGCGTTCATTTAGGGCATGATGCTGATCAAGAGTTTTCGTGCAGGAAATCTGGAATAGAGTATATTAGTTGGGAAACCAGGAGTAAAGACGCGCCAGCAATAACCAAAAAGTTTTCAGTTTTTCCATATAACCAAGATCATCTGATGAAAACGCAAAAAGTATTTTGGGAAAAATTGCGTAATCACTCGCAATTGGTGGAAGCAGACATTATAATGTGTGGTTTTGACCCATGGCATTGTCTCATGTTTGCACCGTTTAATAAGAAAATGATTATAAATCCTGGCTATAGATTTGAAGGCCACTTAGCAACTAATGGTGGGCAAGCTAAGCACTTGCAAAGTGTGTTTTATAACGCAGTTCGTTACAACCCTGATGTAATCATGGCAGGACATATTATCTACGACATATTATACGAACAGCACTTTCTAGGCTCTCACAAAATCATTCCACTCCCTGCAACTGGCTACTATGTGCGCGAAAGATTAGAACAAGAACTGCAACAACAAACATGCCGGGGTGTACCTTTAAAAAGCAGTGGCTATCATCCGAACAAAATGGAGGTATTGATCATGCCCAAAAGATTGTCTAAAGGTGGGCATATTATTGCTGAAGAAATCAAGAACTACAGTAGAAAAGCCGAAAGAAAATACAAAGTGGAACTTTTTGAGGTAGCATTGAAAGGAAGATATAACTATTGTCAAATAG GAACATATCAGGCCGGCATCGTGCTGGGTTATTCTGTCATGTCGTACTTCACGAGCGAAGTAGCAACCTTGGGCATTCCTTTGTTTGTGCCTACGCCTCGTTTGTATGCAGAATGGGAGAGAATATATCACCTTATATCAGAAAGAAAGAATACATTAAGTCAAACTCGTCTGAACGATATGAAAGAAAATCCAAGATCCATAAATTTTGG GTACCATCCAAATGACGATTTCAAAGAAAAAGACATCTTAGAATGGGTGAAATATtcagattattattattacgatGGGGTGCAGCAGTTTGACAGTTATGAAGAACTGTTCGAGAAATTGGAGAATTCGGATCTTCAAGCGATGAGTGCAGCAATGCTGAAAGGTAGAAAAGAAAATCGAGACAGAAACGTGAACAATTTGAAAGCAATAGAACGGTATTTCTATAACGGAGAACAGGAACAAAAATCACCTTATATGCCTAAGACTTTCTCCGAAGGAATGCAAATTTGGCAAGACAAAATGACGCCACCTAAATTTATAACTAACAATACCCGGACCTTTCCTCAGAGGAATATGGTTATAATCAGCTATGAGGAGTATATGAAAGTCTTCACCTCAAAGCCACCGTGTGCACTACCGGTAAAATATAGCATTATATTTTATAGTGTTATTCTAAAAGCGTCGCATACTCATGGGAGTTGTACTTTTTTGAGGCTGCAAGACCTTCAGACAGATCCTGTTGTTGCGGGAATTATAACAAAGTTTCCCTTGTGGACGTCTGACAGACTTGTACAGGATTTGATAAGTCTGGTTTATGCAATTCAAAACAAAGCAACGGCAATAACAAAAATCTTTTATAACGACCTTAAACGTTGTAATATAACCAAGTTTTCACAGTTATTGCCAAGCATCGCTGGATGGAGTGAGATCACATTTCATGCTGCAAGCTTTTGGTACGCTTGGGTGCCCTATACTGATTCCAACGTAGTTAAGTTGTGGCATCGACTTGCGTCAAAGTTTTTGGATAAGAAACCAACGGAAGTCAATTGTTTCCCACTGTTATTTTCTACACATGATTTTTCCAACAAGGACATCTATACTTTGGATGACTACCTTCAGTTTTGGAAAACCGacgaaaaaaatagtttttttaatcttttggaTCAGCTAAATTTTGAGCTAGCAGTTAGGGGATATACAACGAAATACTACGCTGAGTTACATCGCACGTGGTTGGAAACAATATCAGGCTATGTCAAGTCGGCGAATCCTATGATGATGAAAATGCAACATTAA